Proteins from one Staphylococcus sp. IVB6214 genomic window:
- a CDS encoding pathogenicity island protein: protein MQAVKQEYDYDEKVKGLGLITGISNEIYFCSISHVSTVYFEYTNNSWVAWRESYIPNSSNRTSYKIIATGSFDLVLARLKNYLKYIKRQVK, encoded by the coding sequence GTGCAAGCCGTTAAACAAGAATATGATTACGATGAGAAAGTAAAAGGATTGGGATTAATTACAGGTATCTCTAATGAAATTTACTTTTGCTCAATAAGCCATGTCTCAACAGTATATTTTGAATATACCAATAATAGTTGGGTTGCATGGCGTGAGAGTTATATTCCTAATTCAAGCAATAGGACAAGCTACAAAATAATAGCTACAGGGAGTTTTGATTTAGTTTTAGCAAGATTGAAAAATTATCTAAAGTATATTAAAAGGCAGGTTAAATGA
- a CDS encoding pathogenicity island protein, with the protein MNIEIIANQFETRAGTLLRYYTGLLESSRDNHFAFKIYNDPFDVVYIVMRGKLFGHVYIKDCKIRQSFELASPKHTEGLIRSIEGHYTGYELHDGTTLSISDMMAKSLFEDEYFMYGLETFVESNNTDMFEYMEGGVNVEELEGVQSSNADVIGNIVVLYQLAAGVNEPAHELVEGLKLVTEFVQDEKATQEDYKALERKLNDLKASYYNLSK; encoded by the coding sequence ATGAACATAGAAATTATCGCAAATCAATTTGAAACACGAGCAGGTACGTTATTAAGGTACTATACAGGTTTATTAGAAAGTAGTAGAGATAACCATTTTGCTTTTAAAATTTACAATGATCCGTTTGATGTCGTTTATATTGTCATGAGAGGTAAATTGTTTGGCCATGTATACATTAAAGATTGCAAAATAAGACAATCGTTTGAATTAGCATCTCCTAAGCACACAGAGGGGCTTATAAGAAGTATAGAGGGTCATTATACAGGATATGAACTACATGATGGTACAACGCTTTCTATAAGCGATATGATGGCCAAAAGTTTATTTGAAGATGAGTATTTCATGTATGGATTAGAAACGTTTGTTGAAAGTAATAACACGGATATGTTTGAGTACATGGAAGGTGGAGTGAATGTTGAAGAATTAGAGGGGGTTCAGTCTAGTAATGCCGATGTGATAGGTAACATTGTAGTGTTGTATCAGTTGGCTGCAGGGGTTAATGAACCCGCACATGAGCTTGTTGAGGGACTTAAATTAGTAACGGAATTTGTACAAGATGAAAAAGCTACACAAGAGGATTACAAAGCGTTAGAACGTAAATTGAATGATTTAAAGGCATCGTATTATAACTTGAGTAAGTAG
- a CDS encoding pathogenicity island protein has product MDKQHIKDFIYRYHKQIDNDDTLKDDDFNTDDFFSIGHTDINNWIETDNVDDHILKNHLEMLVDQVATDKEFYIFDALLHGDSYKDISQVLECSTESVRQWFGKLLDKIMEVIE; this is encoded by the coding sequence ATGGATAAGCAGCATATAAAAGATTTCATATATCGCTATCATAAGCAAATTGATAATGATGACACACTAAAAGATGATGATTTCAACACTGATGACTTCTTTAGCATTGGTCATACCGACATAAATAACTGGATAGAAACTGATAATGTAGATGATCACATTCTAAAGAATCACTTAGAGATGTTAGTTGACCAAGTGGCCACAGATAAAGAATTCTATATCTTCGATGCTTTATTACATGGGGATAGTTACAAAGATATTAGTCAAGTTTTAGAATGTTCCACAGAATCAGTCAGACAATGGTTTGGGAAATTATTAGATAAAATAATGGAGGTGATAGAATGA
- a CDS encoding terminase small subunit, translated as MSELTPRQVRFVNEYIKTLNITQSAIKAGYAPNSAHVTGSRLLRNEKVDEYIKSQQDKVMDDSILTAKELLHLLTNAAVGDETETKEVVVKRSSFEKNPDTGRMNLVYNEHVELVEVPIKPSDRLKARDMLGKYHSLFTDKLDVSLVTPEFVDDIQ; from the coding sequence ATGAGTGAATTAACGCCTAGACAAGTCCGTTTTGTGAATGAGTATATTAAGACGCTAAACATCACGCAAAGCGCTATAAAAGCAGGCTATGCGCCAAATTCAGCACATGTAACAGGAAGTAGATTGTTGCGTAATGAAAAGGTTGATGAATATATCAAAAGTCAACAGGATAAAGTAATGGACGACAGTATTTTAACGGCCAAAGAGCTATTACATCTGTTAACCAATGCAGCAGTCGGTGATGAGACTGAAACAAAAGAAGTGGTGGTAAAGCGAAGTTCATTTGAAAAGAACCCAGACACTGGACGTATGAACCTTGTCTACAATGAACATGTGGAACTTGTAGAAGTTCCAATTAAGCCAAGTGATCGCTTAAAAGCAAGAGATATGTTAGGGAAGTACCACAGCTTGTTTACAGATAAATTAGATGTGAGTCTTGTGACGCCAGAATTTGTTGATGATATTCAGTAG
- a CDS encoding pathogenicity island protein → MSEFEVNEKTYNLPNEHRQVLNVIRNTSNKYITKTKLLNQLGYEVNKANNRWLTQVITSLIINYHYPIGYSYKKDARGYYIIKTQTDKIEAIKSIKGLIEGSQNRLKALEEIEV, encoded by the coding sequence ATGAGCGAATTTGAAGTAAACGAAAAGACGTACAACTTACCGAATGAACACCGCCAAGTACTCAATGTGATAAGAAATACGTCTAATAAATATATTACTAAAACAAAGCTGCTTAATCAATTGGGATATGAAGTGAATAAGGCAAACAATAGATGGTTAACACAGGTCATTACAAGCTTAATCATCAATTATCATTATCCTATCGGATATAGCTATAAAAAAGATGCTAGGGGCTACTACATCATCAAAACACAAACCGATAAGATAGAAGCTATCAAAAGTATTAAAGGCTTAATTGAGGGCAGTCAGAACCGTTTAAAAGCCCTAGAAGAAATTGAAGTATAA
- a CDS encoding bifunctional DNA primase/polymerase translates to MTGYHVAKKLLKKQIEIIPLNEQKKPTVSFANNVITDDFIERYSTQYHKASVLGVLTRGLWCIDIDVDHEEGQSGFESLKQIPYYKEVVTNAQNTLVQTTASGGKHIVFKKREDIDYSQKIGYLPAIDIKAHPNNYFVLAGSVTTKGKYTHNGQSVAFYQGKFEKRIFSKSGNYVQQILEPYSIKRALPNYSFDHIRGGKGGEGKRAYQRIVDGQSEYRNNDLFKAVSYAVQCNVDIEPLRVLIGDNKNGDIFTERDWEATVRSASR, encoded by the coding sequence ATGACAGGTTATCATGTAGCGAAGAAATTACTAAAAAAGCAAATTGAAATTATCCCTCTTAATGAACAAAAGAAGCCGACTGTATCATTTGCAAATAATGTGATAACTGATGATTTTATAGAACGATACTCTACTCAATACCATAAAGCGAGTGTGTTAGGTGTCTTAACAAGAGGTTTGTGGTGTATCGATATAGATGTAGATCATGAAGAAGGACAAAGTGGCTTTGAGAGCTTAAAACAAATACCTTACTACAAAGAAGTTGTTACTAATGCTCAAAACACATTAGTTCAGACAACGGCTAGTGGTGGCAAGCATATCGTATTTAAGAAAAGAGAGGATATAGATTATAGTCAAAAAATCGGATATTTACCCGCTATTGATATAAAAGCTCATCCAAACAATTACTTTGTACTTGCAGGTAGTGTTACAACAAAAGGTAAATACACTCATAATGGCCAAAGCGTTGCATTTTATCAGGGGAAATTTGAAAAGCGTATATTTTCTAAATCTGGAAACTACGTTCAACAAATATTAGAGCCTTATTCAATAAAAAGAGCGCTGCCTAATTACAGCTTTGATCATATTAGAGGTGGCAAAGGTGGAGAAGGAAAACGTGCTTACCAACGTATTGTAGATGGTCAAAGCGAGTATAGAAACAATGATTTATTTAAGGCAGTAAGCTATGCAGTCCAATGTAACGTGGATATTGAACCGTTAAGAGTTTTAATAGGTGATAACAAAAATGGTGATATTTTTACAGAGAGAGATTGGGAGGCGACAGTTAGAAGTGCAAGCCGTTAA
- a CDS encoding spore coat protein, producing MKLKMARKVLYYRNNGNKLSEYQLLTQYNPVFINKKIQMCEFQIESMYHMNTSTTTCDEIFGVVSVSYPIEKLAIKIIEAKAGLVNYKKRSMRNMEVLKSVLNQYTEKEKKQVVRYMRSNGRYKPYNVIERLQVDLYHLNIKQRIARQKQRDMMIENSKRERVNAYHKKPMLKVV from the coding sequence ATGAAACTGAAAATGGCAAGGAAAGTTTTATATTATCGTAATAATGGCAATAAGCTATCCGAGTATCAACTATTAACACAATATAACCCAGTGTTTATTAATAAGAAAATTCAGATGTGTGAGTTTCAAATCGAGAGTATGTATCATATGAATACGTCTACGACAACGTGTGATGAAATATTCGGCGTTGTATCCGTCTCTTATCCTATTGAAAAGTTGGCTATTAAAATTATTGAGGCGAAAGCTGGCTTAGTAAATTATAAAAAGCGTTCTATGCGTAATATGGAGGTATTAAAGTCTGTCCTTAATCAATATACTGAAAAAGAAAAGAAACAAGTTGTAAGATACATGCGGTCAAATGGTCGATATAAGCCCTATAACGTGATTGAACGACTACAGGTCGATTTATACCACCTCAACATTAAACAACGTATAGCGCGTCAAAAACAAAGGGATATGATGATTGAAAATAGTAAGCGTGAACGTGTGAATGCGTATCATAAGAAACCCATGTTAAAAGTGGTGTAA